From a region of the Nothobranchius furzeri strain GRZ-AD chromosome 12, NfurGRZ-RIMD1, whole genome shotgun sequence genome:
- the LOC139062268 gene encoding uncharacterized protein PF13_0277-like, whose translation MLNTKLNSVNDHVKHDVKYHVKHDVKYDVKHDVKNDVKHDVKYEVKYDVKYDVKHDVKHNVKYEVKYNVNYHVKHDVKYHVKHDVKYDVKYDLNSVKYHVKHDVKYDVKHDVKNDVKHVVKYEVKYNVNYHVKHDVKYHVKHDVKYHVKHDVKYDVKHDVKNDVKHDVKYEVKYDVKYDVKNDVKHNVKYEVKYNVNYHVKHDVKYHVKHDVKYDVKYDLNSVKYHVKHDVKYDVKHDVKNDVKHVVKYEVKYDVKYDVKHNVKYEVKYNVNYHVKHDVKYHVKHDVKYHVKHDVKYDVKHNVKNNVKHDVKYEVKYDVKYDVKHDVKHNVKYEVKYNVNYHVKHDVKYHVKHDVKYHVKNNVNYHVKHNVKYHVKHNVNCHVKHDVKYHVKHNVNYHVKYDVKYHVKHDVKYDVKHNVKYDVKHNVNYHVKYDVKYHVKHDVKYHVKHDVKYDVKYHHDVKYHVKHNVNYHVKYDVKYHVKHDVKHDVKYDVKHNVKHDVEHDVKYDVKHDVKNDVKHDVKHNVKHDVKYHVKHDVKHNHDVEHDVKYDVKHNVKNDVKHDVKYHVKHDVKYHIKHDVKYHVKHDVKYDVKHNVKYHVKHNVNCHVKHDVKYHVKHNVNYHVKYDVKYHVKHDVKYHVKHDVKYDVKHDVKNDVKHDVKYDVKYNVNYHVKHDVNYHVKHDVEHDVKYDVKHDVKNDVKHDVKYDVKYNVNYHVKHDVNYHVKHDVKYHVKHDVKYHVKHNVKYDVKHNVKYDVKHNVKYDVKHDVKREVNHDVKYDVKHNVKHDVEHDVKYDVKHNVKHDVKHDVKYDVKHNVKHNVEHDVKYDVKHNVKNDVKHDVKYHIKHDVKYHVKHDVKYDVKHNVKYHVKHNVNCHVKHDVKYHVKHNVNYHVKYHVKYHVKHDVKYHVKHDVKYDVKHNVKHDVEHDVKYDVKHDVKNDVKHDVKYDVKYNVNYHVKHDVNYHVKHDVKYHVKHDVKYDVKHNVKYDVKHNFKYDVKHNVKYDVKHDVKREVNHDVKYDVKHNVKHDVEHDVK comes from the exons AATGTTAAATACGAAGTTAAATACAATGTTAACTaccatgttaaacacgatgttaaataccatgttaaacacgatgttaaatacgatgttaaatacgat TTAAATAGTGTTAAATaccatgttaaacacgatgttaaatacgaTGTTAAACACGACGTTAAAAACGATGTTAAACACGTTGTTAAATACGAAGTTAAATACAATGTTAACTaccatgttaaacacgatgttaaataccatgttaaacacgatgttaaataccatgttaaacacgatgttaaatacgaTGTTAAACACGACGTTAAAAAcgatgttaaacacgatgttaaatacgaAGTTAAATACGATGTTAAATATGATGTTAAAAACGATGTTAAACACAATGTTAAATACGAAGTTAAATACAATGTTAACTaccatgttaaacacgatgttaaataccatgttaaacacgatgttaaatacgatgttaaatacgat TTAAATAGTGTTAAATaccatgttaaacacgatgttaaatacgaTGTTAAACACGACGTTAAAAACGATGTTAAACACGTTGTTAAATACGAAGTTAAATACGATGTTAAATATGATGTTAAACACAATGTTAAATACGAAGTTAAATACAATGTTAACTaccatgttaaacacgatgttaaataccatgttaaacacgatgttaaataccatgttaaacacgatgttaaatacgaTGTTAAACACAACGTTAAAAACaatgttaaacacgatgttaaatacgaagttaaatacgatgttaaatatgatgttaaacacgatgttaaacACAATGTTAAATACGAAGTTAAATACAATGTTAACTaccatgttaaacacgatgttaaataccatgttaaacacgatgttaaataccATGTTAAAAACAATGTTAACTACCATGTTAAACACAATGTTAAATACCATGTCAAACACAATGTTAACTGCCATGTTAAGCACGATGTTAAATACCATGTCAAACACAATGTTAACTACCATGTTAAATACGATGTTAAATaccatgttaaacacgatgttaaatacgaTGTTAAACACAATGTTAAATACGATGTTAAACACAATGTTAACTACCATGTTAAATACGATGTTAAATaccatgttaaacacgatgttaaataccatgttaaacacgatgttaaatacgatgttaaataccat CACGATGTTAAATACCATGTCAAACACAATGTTAACTACCATGTTAAATACGATGTTAAATaccatgttaaacacgatgttaaacacgatgttaaatacgatgttaaacacaatgttaaacacgatgttgaacacgatgttaaatacgatgttaaacacgatgttaaaaACGATGTTAAACATGATGTTAAACACaatgttaaacacgatgttaaataccatgttaaacatgatgttaaacacaat CACGATGTTGaacacgatgttaaatacgatgttaaacacaatgttaaaaacgatgttaaacacgatgttaaataccatgttaaacacgatgttaaataccatattaaacacgatgttaaataccatgttaaacacgatgttaaatacgaTGTTAAACACAATGTTAAATACCATGTCAAACACAATGTTAACTGCCATGTTAAGCACGATGTTAAATACCATGTCAAACACAATGTTAACTACCATGTTAAATACGATGTTAAATaccatgttaaacacgatgttaaataccatgttaaacacgatgttaaatacgatgttaaacacgatgttaaaaACGATGTTAAACATGATGTTAAATACGATGTTAAATACAATGTTAACTaccatgttaaacacgatgttaactaccatgttaaacacgatgttgaacacgatgttaaatacgatgttaaacacgatgttaaaaACGATGTTAAACATGATGTTAAATACGATGTTAAATACAATGTTAACTaccatgttaaacacgatgttaactaccatgttaaacacgatgttaaataccatgttaaacacgatgttaaataccATGTTAAACACAATGTTAAATACGATGTTAAACACAACGTTAAATATGATGTTAAACACAATGTTAAATATgatgttaaacacgatgttaaacGTGAAGTTAACCACGATGTTAAATACGATGTTAAACACAATGTTAAACACGATGTTGaacacgatgttaaatacgatgttaaacacaatgttaaacacgatgttaaacacgatgttaaatacgaTGTTAAACACAATGTTAAACACAATGTTGaacacgatgttaaatacgatgttaaacacaatgttaaaaacgatgttaaacacgatgttaaataccatattaaacacgatgttaaataccatgttaaacacgatgttaaatacgaTGTTAAACACAATGTTAAATACCATGTCAAACACAATGTTAACTGCCATGTTAAGCACGATGTTAAATACCATGTCAAACACAATGTTAACTACCATGTTAAATACCATGTTAAATaccatgttaaacacgatgttaaataccatgttaaacacgatgttaaatacgatgttaaacacaatgttaaacacgatgttgaacacgatgttaaatacgatgttaaacacgatgttaaaaACGATGTTAAACATGATGTTAAATACGATGTTAAATACAATGTTAACTaccatgttaaacacgatgttaactaccatgttaaacacgatgttaaataccatgttaaacacgatgttaaatacgaTGTTAAACACAATGTTAAATACGATGTTAAACACAACTTTAAATATGATGTTAAACACAATGTTAAATATgatgttaaacacgatgttaaacGTGAAGTTAACCACGATGTTAAATACGATGTTAAACACAATGTTAAACACGATGTTGAACACGATGTTAAATAA